The nucleotide sequence ACGTTCCGGTCGACCTACGACGGGTCCTGGCACCGCCTCACCCCCGCGGACGCGGTGCGCACCCAAGAGGTGATCGGCTCGGACATCCAGATGGTCCTCGACGTGTGCCCCCCCCTGCCCGCCCCCCCCGAGGTCCTGACCCGGGCCGTGGAGCGGACGGCGGCCTGGGCGGCCCGGGCCCGGGGGACCCATTCCCGCGCCGGGCAGGCCCTGTTCGGGATCGTCCAGGGGGGCACCGATCCGTCCCTCCGCGTCCGCAGCGCCCGGGCGACGGTGGCGCTGGACTTCGACGGCTACGGCATCGGCGGGCTGTCGGTGGGGGAGCCCCGTGCCGACATGCTCGGCGCCCTCGACGCCACCGTCCCCGAGCTGCCCCCCGACCGCCCCCGCTACCTCATGGGGGTCGGGGACCCGGTCGGGTTGGTCGAGGCGGTGGCCCGGGGCGTCGACATGTTCGACTGCGTCCTGCCCACCCGGCTGGGCCGCCACGGGACGGCCCTCACCGGCTCGGGCCGGTTGTCCCTGAAGGGCGCCGCTCTGGCCGCAGACCCCGGCCCCGTCGACCCGGCCTGCGCCTGCCCGGTGTGCGCC is from Acidimicrobiales bacterium and encodes:
- the tgt gene encoding tRNA guanosine(34) transglycosylase Tgt, coding for MTARCGEARAGVVHTARGPFRTPCFMPVGTRGTVRALTASDVESLGYEVVLANTYHLMLRPGAETIGRLGGIHAFAGWDRHVLTDSGGYQVFSLAPKVDDDGVTFRSTYDGSWHRLTPADAVRTQEVIGSDIQMVLDVCPPLPAPPEVLTRAVERTAAWAARARGTHSRAGQALFGIVQGGTDPSLRVRSARATVALDFDGYGIGGLSVGEPRADMLGALDATVPELPPDRPRYLMGVGDPVGLVEAVARGVDMFDCVLPTRLGRHGTALTGSGRLSLKGAALAADPGPVDPACACPVCARWSRGFLRHLLSVDEPAAARMVSIHNLAWTRALMDRIGAAVAAGTLSDLRDEVAAAWERGPEVPV